The following coding sequences are from one Ochotona princeps isolate mOchPri1 chromosome 8, mOchPri1.hap1, whole genome shotgun sequence window:
- the KCMF1 gene encoding E3 ubiquitin-protein ligase KCMF1 isoform X1, with translation MMLIVEGVSCDACLKGNFRGRRYKCLICYDYDLCASCYESGATTTRHTTDHPMQCILTRVDFDLYYGGEAFSVEQPQSFTCPYCGKMGYTETSLQEHVTSEHAETSTEVICPICAALPGGDPNHVTDDFAAHLTLEHRAPRDLDESSGVRHVRRMFHPGRGLGGPRARRSNMHFTSSSTGGLSSSQSSYSPSNREAMDPIAELLSQLSGVRRSAGGQLNSSGPSASQLQQLQMQLQLERQHAQAARQQLETARNATRRPNTSSVTTTVTQSTATSNTANTESSQQTLQNSQFLLTRLNDPKMSETERQSMESERADRSLFVQELLLSTLVREESSSSDEDERGEMADFGAMGCVDIMPLDVALENLNLKESNKGNEPPPPPL, from the exons ATGATGTTAATAGTTGAAG GTGTCAGCTGTGATGCatgtttaaaaggaaattttCGAGGTCGCAGATACAAGTGTTTAATTTGCTACGATTACGATCTTTGTGCATCTTGTTATGAAAGTGGTGCAACGACAACAAGGCATACAACTGACCACCCAATGCAGTGCATACTAACAAGGGTAGATTTTG atttgtaCTATGGTGGGGAAGCTTTCTCTGTAGAGCAGCCGCAGTCTTTTACTTGTCCCTATTGTGGAAAAATGGGCTATACGGAGACATCTCTTCAGGAACATGTTACTTCTGAACATGCAGAAACATCAACAGAAGTG ATTTGTCCAATATGTGCAGCGTTACCTGGAGGCGATCCTAATCATGTCACAGATGACTTTGCAGCTCATCTGACACTTGAACACAGAGCCCCTAGAGATTTA GATGAATCGAGTGGTGTTCGACATGTACGTAGAATGTTTCACCCTGGCCGGGGATTAGGAGGTCCTCGTGCTCGTAGATCAAACATGCACTTTACTAGCAGTTCTACTGGTGGACTTTCTTCTTCTCAGAGTTCATATTCTCCAAGCAATAGGGAAGCCATGGATCCTATAGCTG AGCTTTTATCTCAGTTATCAGGAGTGAGACGGTCTGCAGGAGGACAGCTTAATTCTTCTGGCCCTTCCGCTTCTCAGTTACAGCAACTGCAGATGCAGCTGCAGCTTGAACGGCAGCATGCCCAGGCAGCCCGGCAACAACTGGAGACCGCACGCAATGCCACGCGGCGTCCTAACACGAGCAGTGTCACCACTACAGTCACACAGTCCACAGCCACAAGCAACACAGCCAACACAGAAAGCAGCCAGCAAACTCTACAGAATTCCCAGTTTCTTTTAACAAG GTTGAATGATCCTAAAATGTCTGAAACGGAGCGCCAGTCCATGGAGAGCGAGCGTGCAGATCGCAGCCTGTTTGTCCAAGAGCTCCTCCTGTCCACTTTAGTGCGCGAAGAGAGCTCGTCCTCAGATGAGGATGAACGGGGGGAGATGGCAGATTTTGGTGCTATGGGCTGTGTAGATATTATGCCTTTAGATGTTGCTTTAGAAAATCTAAATTTAAAAGAGAGTAATAAAGGAAATGAGCCTCCACCACCTCCTCTTTGA
- the KCMF1 gene encoding E3 ubiquitin-protein ligase KCMF1 isoform X2, translating to MSRHEGVSCDACLKGNFRGRRYKCLICYDYDLCASCYESGATTTRHTTDHPMQCILTRVDFDLYYGGEAFSVEQPQSFTCPYCGKMGYTETSLQEHVTSEHAETSTEVICPICAALPGGDPNHVTDDFAAHLTLEHRAPRDLDESSGVRHVRRMFHPGRGLGGPRARRSNMHFTSSSTGGLSSSQSSYSPSNREAMDPIAELLSQLSGVRRSAGGQLNSSGPSASQLQQLQMQLQLERQHAQAARQQLETARNATRRPNTSSVTTTVTQSTATSNTANTESSQQTLQNSQFLLTRLNDPKMSETERQSMESERADRSLFVQELLLSTLVREESSSSDEDERGEMADFGAMGCVDIMPLDVALENLNLKESNKGNEPPPPPL from the exons GTGTCAGCTGTGATGCatgtttaaaaggaaattttCGAGGTCGCAGATACAAGTGTTTAATTTGCTACGATTACGATCTTTGTGCATCTTGTTATGAAAGTGGTGCAACGACAACAAGGCATACAACTGACCACCCAATGCAGTGCATACTAACAAGGGTAGATTTTG atttgtaCTATGGTGGGGAAGCTTTCTCTGTAGAGCAGCCGCAGTCTTTTACTTGTCCCTATTGTGGAAAAATGGGCTATACGGAGACATCTCTTCAGGAACATGTTACTTCTGAACATGCAGAAACATCAACAGAAGTG ATTTGTCCAATATGTGCAGCGTTACCTGGAGGCGATCCTAATCATGTCACAGATGACTTTGCAGCTCATCTGACACTTGAACACAGAGCCCCTAGAGATTTA GATGAATCGAGTGGTGTTCGACATGTACGTAGAATGTTTCACCCTGGCCGGGGATTAGGAGGTCCTCGTGCTCGTAGATCAAACATGCACTTTACTAGCAGTTCTACTGGTGGACTTTCTTCTTCTCAGAGTTCATATTCTCCAAGCAATAGGGAAGCCATGGATCCTATAGCTG AGCTTTTATCTCAGTTATCAGGAGTGAGACGGTCTGCAGGAGGACAGCTTAATTCTTCTGGCCCTTCCGCTTCTCAGTTACAGCAACTGCAGATGCAGCTGCAGCTTGAACGGCAGCATGCCCAGGCAGCCCGGCAACAACTGGAGACCGCACGCAATGCCACGCGGCGTCCTAACACGAGCAGTGTCACCACTACAGTCACACAGTCCACAGCCACAAGCAACACAGCCAACACAGAAAGCAGCCAGCAAACTCTACAGAATTCCCAGTTTCTTTTAACAAG GTTGAATGATCCTAAAATGTCTGAAACGGAGCGCCAGTCCATGGAGAGCGAGCGTGCAGATCGCAGCCTGTTTGTCCAAGAGCTCCTCCTGTCCACTTTAGTGCGCGAAGAGAGCTCGTCCTCAGATGAGGATGAACGGGGGGAGATGGCAGATTTTGGTGCTATGGGCTGTGTAGATATTATGCCTTTAGATGTTGCTTTAGAAAATCTAAATTTAAAAGAGAGTAATAAAGGAAATGAGCCTCCACCACCTCCTCTTTGA